A genome region from Eurosta solidaginis isolate ZX-2024a chromosome 2, ASM4086904v1, whole genome shotgun sequence includes the following:
- the LOC137242679 gene encoding BOS complex subunit TMEM147 produces MTLYHFGNCVALVYVPYYLTYKYSGLSEYGAFWKCIQAGGIYIFTQLCKMLVLATFFDSDTLNDSGEGFSFFADFLKCSVNVADLLGFALILSRIPGKGHNKLITTGLGWAAAEVLLSRGIMLWVGARGTEFSWIYILKCLESNVLLVQHITTATLMWLFSRHDLNRTLKPLVTILLALTIFKGVWLEGLLTVLTIGPWSTIAVKAFIASIMGFMSLHIYTGLAQQIGI; encoded by the exons ATGACTTTGTATCATTTTGGTAATTGTGTAGCACTGGTTTATGTGCCTTATTATCTTACATATAAATATTCTGGACT TTCCGAGTATGGAGCATTTTGGAAATGCATACAAGCCGGTGGCATTTACATTTTCACACAACTATGTAAAATGCTAGTGCTAGCGACTTTCTTCGACTCTGATACGCTCAATGACTCTGGTGAAGGTTTCAGTTTCTTTGCG GATTTTCTTAAATGCAGCGTTAATGTTGCTGATCTACTTGGATTCGCTTTAATACTATCACGTATACCCGGCAAAGGGCATAACAAATTGATCACTACCGGCTTAGGCTGGGCAGCAGCAGAAGTTCTATTATCGCGAGGCATAATGCTTTGGGTGGGTGCACGTGGCACTGAATTTAGTtggatttatattttaaaatgtttagaaTCGAATGTTTTATTG GTTCAACACATTACAACAGCTACGTTGATGTGGCTATTCTCACGACATGATCTTAACAGAACACTTAAACCTTTAGTAACAATTTTATTGGCGCTTACTATTTTCAAAGGCGTTTGGCTTGAAGGTCTATTGACGGTACTCACAATTGGTCCATGGTCAACTATTGCTGTTAAGGCATTCATTGCTTCCATTATGGGCTTTATGTCACTACATATTTATACTGGATTGGCACAGCAAATAGGTATTTAG